DNA sequence from the Nitrospinota bacterium genome:
TCGCATCAACTGAGGTAAAAGTTTGATGCTTTTTGTGATTCGATGACTGCAACCGAATGCGCAGTTAATATAGACGTCTGCAATATCCGCCAGTTTTGTTATGAATTCGGTGCGATAGAGGTCTGTATTTTTAGGGTCCAGCATGTATCTTAAATTGGGTAGAAACTTGATTCCCCCGGGCGGTAAACGTCTATGTGAAACGATTTCAAGAGAATGTTGCATATGAGAATCAATTGTTTCAGGCGGAAAGATGGTATAAGTGTCTCCGTAAATTCGTCGAATAAGGGTATCGAAGTGTGATGAAACAAATTGAATATTGAAGATACCATCCCAACCTGAGTGATCTTTTGTTTTGTGAGGTCGTCCAAGATGAGAACCTATAATGATTCGACAATCTCCTTCTGTCAGTTCGTGTATCTTTCTGAATGTTAGATCCAGGAAACGTCTGATTCTTGTGTCATCTGCAACCCGGTATAGCCCTTTTGCGGTGGATCTAAGAGGCACATTAAAATCGCATCTGATGAATATTGTTTTACCCCGCAAGTCACTTGACTTTAATTCGCCTAACTGGGTCATTCCAATAAGGTTGTTTGTATTTGAAGTTGACATTCTGTCTTCCTGTATATCTACGTTGTGAATGTATTAAAAACAATAGCTTTAGCAGGTTAAGGCTTTTCTTCTCTCATATTTTTTATCGGGATAATTTGCTGATTTATCAATATTCTTTCCATTATTTTTGATAAGAGTGGTATGATTAAGGCTGCAGTAAGTTTACACCTTTTTCAAGATAATAAACTTTTCCGGCATTAGCCGGGTTTAATAATAAAAGATAGATTTTTGATACCTTTTTTAAAAGGAAGATAAACCCGAAAAGTATTACGATTTTTATCGAAATTTAAAAAGAATTTAAATAACATTTTTATAGACTTTCCGACAGGAAAAACCAACCCAAAACACAGATTTCTTCTTATCTCACCAAGGCCGATAACCTGTGATTCTGAACGGCACAAAAACAAAACTTTCATTTAATTATTTGAATTATAAAGGTTAAATCCATATATATCAACCTTTAGAATGTTTTGTCCGGCCTGGAAACCTACCGTTGGTGTTGCCTGCGATAAAAAGTCAGGAAGATTTTCAAATGAGAAAAAGTAAATCCAGTAAAAAGGTCATGCTGATAAATGCTCAGCAACCTGAAGAATGCCGGGCTGTTGTTCTCGATAATAATATTATTGATGATTATATTGTTGAGCATTCTTCTCGAGAACAAATTAAAGGGAACATATATTTGGGGGTAATAAACAGGGTGGAGCCTTCCATTGAAGCTGCATTCGTAGATTTTGGTGGAAAAAAATATGGCTTTCTCCCCTTTAAAGATGTTCTGAAGGAATCTTATGTTCATACTGGCGAAAAAAAGGCGAAAGTAAGGATTCAGGATGTTCTGATTCGCGGCCAGCGTATTATTGTTCAGGTTGCTAAGGAGAGTAGGGATGCCAAAGGACCATCGCTGACAAATGGTATTAGTTTGGCGGGGCGGTTTTTGGTTTTAATGCAGGGCCAGGGAAGTGCGGTTTCCCGGAAAATAGAAGATGAGAGTGAAAGGAAAAAATTAAAGGATATCGTTGCGGATCTGGATTTACCGGAACATTTAGGTGTGATTATCCGAACGGCTGGGGTTGGGCAAACAAAAGTTGAACTGCAGAAAGATTTGCAGATGCTTCTGAAAATCTGGAACAAGGTTGAAGAGGCTCCAAAAAATGAATCGATAACAGGACCATGTTTAGTTTACAAAGAACCGGATTTGGTTGTCAGAACTGTTCGGGACCATTTCAGCAGCGATACCTCCCAGATCATTGTAGATAGTCCAGAGGCCTATAAGTCATTAAAGGACTTTATAAAACTTGTGATGCCTCGCAACAGGAATCTCGTCAAGCTCTATAAAGAAACAAAACCACTCTTTTCAGAATACAATGTTGAAGAACAGATAGAGACTATCTATAAACGTACGGTTTTATTGCCGTCAGGAGGCTCTATCGTCATCGATATTGGCGAGGCAATGGCTTCTATTGATGTTAACTCAGGAAAAACCAAGGGAGGGCTGGACCTTGAAGAGACAGCTTTGACAACAAACCTTGAGGCTGCTAAGGAAATCGCGCGACAGCTAAGGCTGAGGGATTTGGGTGGACTGATTGTTATTGACTTCATCGATATGTTTCAGAAAAAGAACAAGGCCGCTGTTGAAAAACAAATGAAGCAATGGTGTAAAACTGACAAGGCGAGGATAAATCTTGCTCGAATTTCCAAGTTTGGCCTTCTTGAAATGTCCAGGCAACGGATATCACCCCCTGTCAAAGAAGGAGTTTTTGAACAATGCGAACATTGTAACGGCTCGGGTTTAATCCGTTCGGTAGATTCTATAATCTTGAATGTCCTTCGAAAAATTCAAGAAATCATTGCGGCAGAAAAAGTGAAAGTGCTTACATTAGAAGTGTCGCCAGAAGTTTCTAATTATATTTTGAATTATAAGCTGGATGTTCTCACAAACCTTAAATCGAAGCACTCTGTCGATTTTCGTTTCGAGACAAAAACAGGGTTGTCCTATGATGACTTCAAATATGTTGTAACAGAAGTTTGGGAAGCTGACCCTGAGCAAAATGTAAAAACAGATGAAAAACCAGTGGAATCGACTGAGACAGCTAAACGTCCCTCTGGAAGAGGGAGAGCAGCCAGATCTTCCAAGAAAGTTGAAGAAGGGCAGGCAGAGCCAGAAACTAAAGAAGCCGCAAGCTCAACGCCCACAAAAAGAAAGTATACCAGGCGGCCTTCAACACGAAGAGGCCCGCAAAGAGGTAGACGCCGGCGTCCAGCGCAGACCGCAAAAAAAGCTGAGAACAAACCGACTGACACTAATACTCCAGTATCAAATGGTGAAGGCAATTTAAGAACCCCTGAATTTTCTACAGGCGATTTGCCGGGTAATATTAAATCTCCCATGCCTCCATTGCCGTTGCCTTTTGTGAGGGAGAACCCGAGTGTGGGTGGAGAGCAAACTCCTTCCCCGAAAGAGCCAGTTATTCCACCCTCGGACGGGGGCACTGATTAGGTGGATTCGACAGACTTGGCACAACGAAAACCGGTATCCCAAAACCTCATGTTGGGCGGTAATAGGTTCCTGTGAGGGATCATGGTGAATTCTTTCATAAAACCGTGTTTACGTTTATTTATAGAGCCTCCACGGGTGACCTTGAATTTTTTGCCATAGTTTACGTCTTCGTGTTTAGAATCGGGGTAGGGTTGATACCAGCTTGAAGTCCATTCTGAGACATTCCCGTTCATTCCCCATATTCCATATGCGCTCACATCTCCCTCAAGGGAGTTGACGGGCAGGACTTGTTTGCCAAAATTGGCTGTGCCTTTTTCAAAATCGTTGCCCCATACGAACAGCCGATTATCACCACCACGTGCGGCTTTTTCCCACTCAAATTCTGTTGGAAGACGTTTGCCGGCCCAAAGGCAGTAAGCCTCAGCCTCATATCCACTGACCCCACTTGCAGGTAAATTTACCTGTCGTACTTTATATTGTGCATTGGGCTTGAATTTAATAAATTCCTCATACGTCACTTCAAACCGGTCCATATAAAAAGCCTTTAAAAAATACTCTTGTTCTGGTTGTGCATTGAGGGACGATGTTTTGTCAGACATAAATTGCAGCAGATCGCTTTGAGGGTTGAGGCCTAGTGAGAAATTGCCTTCTGGAATAAGAACCATCTTTGCCGGCTTGGTTTTTTCGCAGGCAACAAGGGCAATTAAAGTAATAAATATAATAAATAGTTTATTCAATTGAGTTGTTTATTGGGTGGGCATTTTGTGCATAACGGGTAACAGGAAAAACTTTTGAGCCGGGTTGAGCCATAACATACTCAATGGTCAGGCAGGCAGCTTCTTCGCGTGTGCACATCATTGTGCGACATTCCTCATCCTTTTGACCGCAGTAGTAGTTTAAAATCCGCATCTTCATGAAAGAGCCATCATTTAATTTTAAAGCGTATACATTTCTTTTTGACTCAATATTATGTGTTCTGGTGCGGTAGTTATACCATCCAGCCAACGATTTATTGACTAAGTTGCCCAATGATCTGTGATCCTGTATATAGCCAGAATCTGGGGCAGTTTTAACATCATCAAAGTTTGAAAGTCCCAGGTTTATGACCCCTGTATTGCCAGATGGATTCGTTTTGCCGCCATTGGAGATGATTTTTGTTCTGCTGAACCCAAGATCCCAGTCAGACTGGTTAAGGTTATTTATTTCATCCTCGGATACTTGCCGTGTTTTGCCTGAACTGAAATTAACCAAAGTCCAGGAGTCCCTGTCCTTGGCATCAATCTTAATAATTGGATTGTTGGTGCTGATTTTTTTGATTTTTTTGGGGGGCAACGGAACGGTTTCAAAATCTTCAATATTTGTTTCCATATAGCTCAAAGCTGTATGAAAAACGAGGGTTGCTCCAAGAAGCATTAAGAAAATTCGTGGGGTTGGATTCATTTATCTATATTAGCATAGCCTACTTCTTATATACCTGACTAAATCTATAAAATCATTAGACAGGAATTTTACGTTCCAATTAAAGTATAATACCGCTATTTATAATAAATACAATAAGTTGTGAAAACCTTTGCTTTTGCTGTTTTTGATTAATAATGTATAATTGTAAGTAAGTTTATCGTTAAGGTTTTGGAAATGAGTGAAGACAGACATTTTGGATATAAAAAAGCGCAAATTGAGAATTTTTTAAAAGGGGAATTTAAAAAGAAGTTTAAAAGAAACGCTAAAATTTCTCTTAGGAAAAGACAGAAGTTTATTGCAGAAGTTACCCGAAAAGTTGCCAAACGATTTGGTAAGGATGTGTTACTGCTTATTAACTTCTCAAAAAATGGATTCTGTACGGTTGTTTCCCCAGCGAAAACAGAATCGACCGATAAAGGCAAGCTGGTTAAATCCTTTATACACCCCCAAGTATTTTATACGTCACATTGTGTGGACCGTTTTAGCGAAAGAATGAATTCCCATGAAAATTGTGTTATCACGCTGGATGCTTTTTTTGCTGAAGCTTTATCTACCTATGGAGAAAATGATGGGTTCCTGACTTGCCCGGATGGAGTGTTCGCATATGAACTGGTAGATGCCCGTTTCATTATAAAAACCTACATCAATTTTGATTTATTATCTGACGACCAGATAAAGCAGTTTTACGGATCAAGTATGATTTCTATGCTTCCAAAGGAATACGCAACGGATGATATTTTGGGAGCAGACTTTGTTCTGGCAGATGAATATGACGAGCATATAGGCAAACCTGGTAACTAAAGTATTCTGGCTGACGCTGCGATTTTTTTTCTTCATATTTTACCATTCTAAATTTCCATCTTTATTTACTCAAAGTATGATCCAGTTATTCAATGTTCTAAAAAAATATGGCGGTGGTAATCCGGCGCTGGACGACATTTCCATCAAGATTGAAAAAGGCGAATTTGTTTTTTTAACCGGTCCGAGCGGAGCGGGGAAAACCACTATTCTTAAAATTCTTTTCGGTTGGGAGAAATTTGAGGGCGGCCAGGTTCTTGTTCAGGGTATCAACGTTGGTAAGTTAGATGCCAGTAATATGCATATTCTGAGACGATCTATTGGTGTGATTTTTCAGGACTACAAACTTCTTGCCAATAAAACTGTTTTTGAAAATGTTGCTTTTGCACAGGAAGTCACAAACCATGACAGAAAAACCATCAAATTTAAAACCTGGCAAGCCTTGAAGAACGTTGGGTTGACCCCTAAAAAAGATTCTTTTCCGGCTCATCTTTCCGGTGGGGAACAGCAACGTGTTGCCATCGCCCGGGCAATGGTGAATTCTCCTCCTATCATCCTTGCAGATGAGCCCACAGGTAACCTGGACCAGGAAATTTCTCTGGAAATTTTAAAACTTTTTGAAAATTTGAACCGCAATGGCGCAACCATTGTGTTTGCGACTCACAGTCAGGATATCCTGAAGTTAGGTGACCATCGGGTTATTGTTTTAAATCGAGGAAAGGTCGTGTCATCGTGAGCTCTGCCATCCAGGCATTACTAACAGGCTTTCAGGCAACGATTGCTAATATTCGTGCAAATATGCAAACTTTCCTGATCTCTGTTGTGACGATTGCTATTTCTATAGCTATTCTTGGGCTTTTCTTGATAATTTTTTTTAATTTGAACAGCTTTCTTGCCAGTTGGAATCAGCAGGTTCAATTGATCGTTTACCTGAAAGACGATATTTCAAAAGAACAAAAAGATAATCTCGAAAATCTTTTTCGTAAGAACTCAAGAGTGCAGTCAACAGAGGAAGTTACTAAGGACAGGGCCTGGAAAGAGTTTAAGCTCAATCAATCTAAACAATCAGGTATGGAATTCGACCTGGGCTTTAATCCCTTGCCTTCATCATACAGGGTTCGATTTAAGGTATCTGAAAACCGACTTAAGCATATCAGCGAATTTGCAGACAAAATTCAAGGTGAAGCAGGTGTGGAGTCGGTTGAATTTGGCAAAAGCTGGATTTCCCGTTTTGAGAAATTTATGGTTTTTTGCCGTGTCTTCCTTATGGCAACTGGAGCTTTGCTGAGTTTTGGTCTGATTCTGATTATTTCCAATACGATTAGACTTTCAATTTATTCGAGACAGGAAGAAATTGAATTGATGCTATTGATTGGAGCTACTCCCGGTTTTGTGAAAATTCCTTTTCTGCTTGAAGGAATGCTTCAGGGGTTATCCGGCTCAATAATGTCTTTAGGGTTAATGGGTGCTATCTATTATTATTTAAAAAGTGAGTTTCAAGTCTCTATTGAATCCCTTGCAAGAGGAATGGAATTCCAATTTATTTCTCAACCTTTTTTATTAAGCCTTGTTGGTTTAAGTGTGCTGATTGGTTTTATCGCTAGTTATATTTCTACCTATCAATATATGCAGGTTTTAAATAAAAGATGAAAAATAAGACCCTGTTAAGCATCTGTTTTATCCTGCTAGGAGCAGTTTTTGTCTCTAAGGGTTGGGCCGCAAAAAAAAGTGCAAAAGAAATAAGTGATTTATTGCAGGATGAACAGAAAGAACTGAGCCTTCTAAAGAAAAAAATAGCAAGGCAAAATCAACTCATATCTTCTGCGGGTAAAAAGGAAGGTCAATTATTGGGTAAACTGAGAAAAATTGATAATCAGATAAAGCTTAAGAAAAGAGAGCTTAAGATTTATAAGTGGAACTCTCTTATTAATAAAAAGAAAATTACCAGGATTGAAACGAACCTTAAAAATAATGAGCAAAAATTNNNNNNNNNNNNNNNNNNNNNNNNNNNNNNNNNNNNNNNNNNNNNNNNNNNNNNNNNNNNNNNNNNNNNNNNNNNNNNNNNNNNNNNNNNNNNNNNNNACTGAGAAAAATTGATAATCAGATAAAGCTTAAGAAAAGAGAGCTTAAGATTTATAAGTGGAACTCTCTTATTAATAAAAAGAAAATTACCAGGATTGAAACGAACCTTAAAAATAATGAGCAAAAATTAAAAGCTCAAAAGGTTTTATTGGGTAAGAGATTGAGGCAGATTTATAAAGAAGGTCCCATTTTCCCTCTTAAAGTTGCTTTTTCATCGGAAAGTGCGAGCGATTTTTTACAAAAGCTGAAGTATATGGAGCTGATTGCTGATAATGATGCCAATTTGTTGGCCGATTATAAAAATCGACTCGATAGTATGAAAAAGGAGAAAGAATCTCTCCTTTCTGTCAGGGCGAAACTTGTGAGGCTTGAAAAAGATGCTCTGGCAAAGCGAGGAGAGTTTGAAGATGCTCGGAAAGTCAAAAAGCGTTTTTTAAAGAAGGTGAAAAAAAAGAAACAATATGGAATCTTAACTCGAAAAGAACTTAAAAAAGCCTCCAATAACTTAAATAATTTGATTTCAAGGTTATTATCGAAACTTTCTTCAGGCGAGGGACTGGATATTGAAGATAAAAAGGGCCGGCTGTCTCTGCCCGTAAAGGGTAAAATTCTTAATAAATTTGGCAGGCAAAAAGACCGACAGTATGGTTCTTTCATTGTGCATAATGGTATAGATATCAAAGCCCGTTCAGGTACGCCGGTTCGTTCAATATTCAATGGTAAAATTCTCTATACAGGAGAACTTGAAGGTTATGGAAACCTGGTTATCATTGGCCATGGCAAGGATTATCATTCACTTTATGGGCACTTGGATAGCATTAAGGTGAAACCAAATCAGATCGTTAAGGCTGGTGATGTAATTGGACGAAGTGGTGATACGGGTTCCCTGGTCGGTGAAACGCTCTATCTGGAGATGCGTAAAAAGGGGAAACCTATTGAACCCGTTCGATGGTTTAAGACTGCCCGTAGAAAATAGTGATATTAGGGCATGTATTAATATATAATTGTCTTTTTTACATATTTAGGAGATGACACTTTGAATTTGTCGCCATTAAGAAAAGTAACAGAAAATAAGTTCACCCTGATTTTTTTCATAATGATAATGGTTCTGTTTTCAATGCAGACTGTTTATGCAGAAGAGGATGCAAAAGAATCTAAACAAGATACTTATAACAGGCTCAAGGTGTTTTCTGAGATTCTTTCATTGATTGAATCCAACTATGTCGAACCTGTTGGAAACGATACCATGATTGATGGGGCTATCAAGGGTATGGTTAAAGCACTGGATCCTCATACCAGCTATTTGCCACCGGTTTCATACAAGGAAATGCAGGTGGAGACGACGGGAAAGTTTGGCGGACTGGGCATTGAAATAAGTATTCGTGATGGTGTACTGACTGTTGTTTCTCCAATTGAGGAAACCCCAGCCTTTAAAGTAGGCATTAAAGCTGGCGATAAAATTATTAAAATCGAAGAAGAGTCTACTTTAGATATGACACTTCAGGATGCGGTATCCAGACTGAGGGGTGAAACGGGCACCCCGGTAAACATAACGATTTTCAGGGAATCTTTTAAGGCTCCGAAAGAGTTTACTATTGTCCGCGATATTATTAAGGTTCGAAGTGTTATTAAAAAACGATATAAGAAGGATATTGGATACGTCAAAATCCGTAGTTTTTCAAAGAATACAAGTTCAGACCTTGATAAAGCTCTTGACGATCTTGGAAAAGAAGGGATCACTAAATTGATTCTTGACTTAAGGAACAATCCCGGTGGACTTTTGAATCAGGCCGTAGAAGTGACGGATCGGTTCTTAAACAGGGAAAATCTTATTGTTTATACCAAGGGTCGTTCAGAAGAACAAAACATGAGGTTNNNNNNNNNNNNNNNNNNNNNNNNNNNNNNNNNNNNNNNNNNNNNNNNNNNNNNNNNNNNNNNNNNNNNNNNNNNNNNNNNNNNNNNNNNNNNNNNNTGATTCTTGACTTAAGGAACAATCCCGGTGGACTTTTGAATCAGGCCGTAGAAGTGACGGATCGGTTCTTAAACAGGGAAAATCTTATTGTTTATACCAAGGGTCGTTCAGAAGAACAAAACATGAGGTTCACCAGTCATGATAAGGTTGCCGGGGTTACTTACCCAATGATCATATTGGTTAACGGAGGCAGTGCCAGTGCCTCAGAAATTGTGGCAGGTGCTTTGCAGGATTTAAACCGTGCTGTTATTCTGGGAACTCCTACTTTTGGCAAGGGCTCTGTGCAAACAATAATTCCGTTGAGCGATGGTTCTGCATTAAGGCTGACAACAGCTCGATACTATACACCTAGTGGGCGCGTTATTCAGGAAAATGGTATTGAACCGGATATTATTATTGAGAGAGCTGTTGTCGATGAATTAAAAAAAGAAGATGAAGAGGAAGAACCCAAAGAGAAAACCCGACTTCGCAGATTTTTGCGTGAAAAAGACTTGAAGAAACATTTGAAGGGTAAGGCCAGTATTGGTGATGTTGAGCAGGATAGTGATGCTGAAGACACAAAAATTGATGAAGAAACTGCTGAAGATACTACCAATGAGGACCTGATGAAAGATAACCAGTTGCAAGAGGCTGTTTCACTGCTTTCAGGTTGGGAGATTATGAAAAAAATATTTAAAAACCTGAGGGTTCCCAGCCCGGAACCAAATAGCCAAATAAGTATGAACTGATAACAGTCTCCTCCTCTGATTCTCTATTCATATATATTTAGATCACTAACCTGCTCATGCTCGTTCTTGGCATAGAAACCTCTTGCGATGAAACTGCTGCTGCTGTCTTAAAAGACGGTGATAAGCTTTTATCCAATATAATCAACACCCAAATAGAAGTTCATTCTGAATATGGTGGAATTGTTCCAGAATTAGCGGGACGATCCCATATTGAGAGGATTCATAGGGTTGTCAGGGATGCCGTCAAAAAAGCCGATGTGCAACTTGGGGATATCGACCTCATTTCAGTAACGATGGGGCCGGGATTGATCGGCTCTCTGTTGGTCGGTTTAAACACCGCTAAGGGACTTTCGTATGGGCTGAATATCCCTATGGTAGGAGTGAACCATTTAGAAGGTCATCTTCTGGCCATTTTCCTGCAAAAAAAAGTAGAGTTCCCCTTCATAGCACTTATCGTTTCGGGAGGTCATACCGACCTGTATAAAGTTTCAGATTTTGGTCAGTACAAACTTTTGGGAAGGACTCGCGATGATGCTGCTGGAGAGTCTTTTGATAAAGTTGGAAAAATGCTTGGCCTTCCTTATCCCGGGGGACCGGCTATTGAAAAATTAGCACGCAATGGAAATGGTAAGGCTCATAAATTCCCAAGGGCATATTTGGAAAAAGGCTCTCTTGATTTTAGTTTTAGTGGATTAAAAACGTCGGTACGAACATTTCTGAGCCAAAGGGAACAGGATAGTAAAATAACTCTGACAAATGAGGATATTTCAGCGGGATTTCAGGATGCGGTTATTGAAGTTTTAGTCAATAAACTTATTGAGGCCTGCAGGCAGGAGAAATTACAAAGAATCGTTGTTACAGGCGGAGTGGCCGCAAACGGTACTTTACGGGAAGCGGTTAAAAAGGAAGCCGAAGCCTGTGGGTTTGAATCTTATTTTCCTGATCCTGTATTCTGTACCGATAATGCCGCGATGATTGCTTGTGCCGGTTATTATAAGTTTACCCGGAACAACAAACCATTGGCCGATTTTAAAAAACTAGATGCAAAATCCAGCCTATTGGTAGATTAATCGAATATAATATGCGAGCTCTGGTAACAGGAGGTGGTGGTTTTCTTGGTGGTGGGATTGCTGAAGCTCTGCATGAAAATAACCATGAAGTTATTGTAGTAGGCCGACATAACTATTCGCATCTTCCCAAAGATATTAAATCATTCAAAGGCGATATACGAGACTTTGAATTCCTCAGAAAAGTATTCACAGGGGTGGATACTGTTTTTCACACTGCTGCCTTACCTGGCATTTGGGGTAAGGCAGAAGATTTCTACAGTATCAATGTAGTTGGAACTCAGAATGTAATTAAAGCCTGTCTGTTATCTGGTGTACAAAAGCTGATATACACGAGCTCCCCTAGTGTTGTATATGGTGAGTCCAGTCTTGAAGGAGTTGATGAAACTGCTCCCTATCCAGAAAAATACCTGTGTGAGTATCCCCGAACAAAAGCGATTGCTGAAAAGCTTGTGATTGAAGCTAATAGTGTGGACTTGGCCACGATTTCCATAAGACCGCATCTTATTTGGGGGCCTGGAGATCCGCATTTGGTTCCAAGAATTTTAGCAAAAGCTGATAGTGGTCGTTTGGTCAGGGTGGGGCCGGGAAAAAACAAGGTTGATATTATCTATATTGATAATGCTGTCTCGGCACACCTTAAAGCGTGTGAAGCCCTGGGTGTGGGAAAACCTACAGCTGGCAGGGTTTATTTTGTCAGCGATGGAGAACCCGTTAAGTTGTGGGACTGGATTGATGAATTGTTGAAAAATACAGGGCGACCTCCTGTAAAGCATAAAATATCTTACGATTTGGCATCAATATTAGGCTTCATATTTGAGACATTATATGGTTTTTGGGGTTTAAAAAAAGAACCTCCAATGACACGATTTATGGCTTCGCAGTTGGCAACTTCACATTATTTTAATATTTCCCGGGCTAAAAATGATTTTGGGTATGAGCCAGTTATAAGTCCTCAAGAGGGTATGAGTCGGCTTATTCAGTCGATGTCCCCAGAATATTGATGCGGTGGGCCATACACCCAGCTCCGAATCCGTTGTCGATGTTAACAACCGCTATTCCAGTCGCACAACTGTTTAACATGGTAAGAAGTGCTGAAACGCCGCCAAATGATGCCCCATATCCAATACTCGTAGGTACAGCAATGATGGGTTGATCTACTAATCCACCTACCACGCTTGCTAACGCACCTTCCATTCCTGCTACTACGACTATCACTCGCGCTTTACGAATTTGCTCAAGGTTATCGAGCAGGCGATGTATTCCTGCTACCCCTACATCAAAAATTGTTTCAGTTTCACTTCCCAAAGCTCGAGCCGTGACAGAAGCTTCTTCGGCAATAGGGATGTCTGAGGTTCCAGCCGTGATAATAGTTATCAAGCCTTGTCTTTTTTTAGACTTGTTCTTATCAATGACCAGAGTTTTTGCTCTCTCGTTGTACTCAGATAGTTTGGGAAGAGAAGACTTTAGCTTGTTAAAAGATTCCTTGGATAACCGTGTGGCAAGAATAGAATGTCCCGCACGATTCATGCTT
Encoded proteins:
- a CDS encoding NAD-dependent epimerase/dehydratase family protein, with the translated sequence MRALVTGGGGFLGGGIAEALHENNHEVIVVGRHNYSHLPKDIKSFKGDIRDFEFLRKVFTGVDTVFHTAALPGIWGKAEDFYSINVVGTQNVIKACLLSGVQKLIYTSSPSVVYGESSLEGVDETAPYPEKYLCEYPRTKAIAEKLVIEANSVDLATISIRPHLIWGPGDPHLVPRILAKADSGRLVRVGPGKNKVDIIYIDNAVSAHLKACEALGVGKPTAGRVYFVSDGEPVKLWDWIDELLKNTGRPPVKHKISYDLASILGFIFETLYGFWGLKKEPPMTRFMASQLATSHYFNISRAKNDFGYEPVISPQEGMSRLIQSMSPEY
- the larB gene encoding nickel pincer cofactor biosynthesis protein LarB produces the protein MNTRNLKKLLNELHDQKVTPQQALKKLETLPFENLGFAKIDHHRGLRSGMPEVIYCQGKTAPQIKKIIQSMNRAGHSILATRLSKESFNKLKSSLPKLSEYNERAKTLVIDKNKSKKRQGLITIITAGTSDIPIAEEASVTARALGSETETIFDVGVAGIHRLLDNLEQIRKARVIVVVAGMEGALASVVGGLVDQPIIAVPTSIGYGASFGGVSALLTMLNSCATGIAVVNIDNGFGAGCMAHRINILGTSTE